In Artemia franciscana chromosome 4, ASM3288406v1, whole genome shotgun sequence, a single window of DNA contains:
- the LOC136025766 gene encoding putative ankyrin repeat protein RF_0381 yields the protein MSEVPPMLPPCPSSYSPSGNEQNYVTLNNLDTIRSYGAAGDELETLPMLNSYAQSKFSNLNGGQVHEAFVLDEGKLQKLPWPETEHNLAGKYYEKIHNTAEGHTETVEYLIQSGADVNIKNAEGESPLHFAAEEGHTKTVECLLKSGADVNIKNVEAEEGHIETVECLIQSGADVNIKNLEGESLLHFAAEEGHTETVEYLIQSGADVNIKNVEAESPLHFATEEGHTETVDYLIQPGADVNI from the exons ATGTCTGAG GTTCCACCAATGTTGCCACCTTGTCCTTCATCATATTCTCCTAGCGGAAATGAGCAGAATTATGTCACGTTAAACAATCTAGATACCATTAGAAGCTACGGCGCAGCTGGGGATGAACTGGAAACTCTGCCTATGCTCAACTCCTATGCTCAGTCTAAGTTTTCGAATTTAAATGGTGGACAAGTCCATGAAGCATTTGTTTTGGATGAAGGAAAGCTGCAGAAACTGCCTTGGCCAGAAACGGAGCATAATCTAGCAGGAAAATATTACGAAAAAATTCATAAca CTGCGGAAGGACACACAGAGACTGTTGAATATCTTATACAGTCTGGCGCTgatgttaatataaaaaatgcaGAAGGtgaaagtccacttcattttgcAGCTGAGGAAGGACACACaaagactgttgaatgtcttttaaagtctggcgctgatgttaatataaaaaatgtagaag CTGAGGAAGGACACATagagactgttgaatgtcttatacagtctggcgctgatgttaatataaaaaatttagaagGTGAAAGTCTACTTCATTTTGCAGCTGAAGAAGGACACACAGAGACTGTTGAATATCTTATACAGTCTGGCGCTgatgttaatataaaaaatgtagaagctgaaagtccacttcattttgcAACTGAGGAAGGTCACACAGAGACTGTTGATTATCTTATACAGCCTGGCGCTGATgttaatatataa